Proteins encoded together in one candidate division KSB1 bacterium window:
- a CDS encoding quinone-dependent dihydroorotate dehydrogenase yields MALYRLVKPLLFRLDPELVHEHMLRRLSMLQRSAAGRALLRVLAGMPRRAPVSVLGLSFDHPVGLAAGFDKNAEVVLAMQELGFSHVEIGTVTPRPQPGNAKPRIWRFPEAQALVNALGFPGQGMHAVAANLLRVRETGLLRIPIGINIGKNADTDPEQAVHDFSAVLDHLYELGDYFVVNVSSPNTSGLRDLQAVDSLRLILAPLMELDQRRGGKPVLVKIAPDLNNADITAIARLTRELGLAGIVAGNTTVRRQLVPRAAALERGGLSGAPLYPRTLEVVSLLRSGLSASQTIVAAGGIGTSQQVRSIVRSGASLVDLYTALVYLGPGCVKCLVTST; encoded by the coding sequence ATGGCACTCTACCGTCTGGTAAAACCGCTGCTCTTCCGGCTCGACCCCGAGCTTGTCCACGAGCACATGTTGCGGCGCTTGTCGATGTTGCAGCGATCCGCGGCGGGCCGCGCCCTGTTGCGCGTGCTCGCGGGAATGCCGCGACGGGCACCGGTCAGCGTGCTGGGATTGTCCTTCGATCATCCCGTCGGATTGGCCGCGGGCTTCGACAAAAATGCGGAAGTCGTGCTAGCGATGCAGGAGCTGGGCTTCTCCCACGTCGAAATCGGCACGGTCACGCCGCGCCCGCAACCCGGCAACGCGAAGCCGCGCATCTGGCGGTTTCCGGAGGCGCAAGCGCTCGTCAACGCGCTCGGTTTTCCCGGCCAGGGCATGCACGCGGTCGCCGCGAATCTGCTGCGCGTGCGCGAAACGGGTCTGCTGCGAATCCCGATCGGCATCAATATCGGGAAGAACGCCGATACGGACCCGGAACAGGCCGTGCACGATTTCTCCGCCGTGCTGGACCACTTGTACGAGCTGGGCGACTACTTCGTCGTGAATGTCTCTTCGCCCAACACGAGCGGCCTGCGCGATCTGCAAGCGGTTGACTCGTTGCGATTGATCCTCGCCCCGCTCATGGAGCTCGACCAACGGCGCGGCGGGAAACCGGTGTTGGTTAAGATCGCGCCCGACCTCAACAACGCGGATATCACGGCCATCGCCCGGCTCACGCGGGAACTCGGACTCGCCGGAATCGTCGCCGGAAATACGACTGTCCGTCGTCAACTCGTGCCGCGTGCCGCGGCCCTCGAGCGCGGCGGACTTTCCGGCGCGCCGCTCTACCCGCGCACGCTGGAAGTGGTGAGCCTCTTGCGCTCCGGGTTGAGCGCGTCGCAGACCATTGTCGCGGCGGGTGGGATCGGCACATCGCAGCAGGTGCGCAGTATCGTGCGCAGTGGTGCGAGTCTGGTTGATCTCTACACTGCCTTGGTGTACCTCGGACCTGGATGCGTGAAGTGCCTTGTTACATCAACGTAA
- a CDS encoding BamA/TamA family outer membrane protein, whose product MKSPRRVGLLVLLSLLVAGVAHGAITVRELKIDGLHRTREWVVLRELEFAVGDTVAEAQLVQARNRLNNLVIFNDVSIAADSAGRVRVSVTESWPYIPIVSVAFTEGRPADVRGVQDFFERAAVMLGGLDLNFRGAASRIWLMTEFGTNTGVTGGYATRWLSPRLPIATELFFQSLKISDRHSAVLDSSRSLRDNRIGVSVATRQGARSRVGSELRYQHVIQDTDLPAEGKTDYTVWCSPFAVLDRRDLEWYPARGAYARALTNLVVGTADFVRTSAELRGYWAAPGMWPLRDEHRPPVIALRATGGTATNSTPAWSHYYSGFNRGFRGYRTSKAEAANYLSGEAEFRFPLLRESTYSLPAFGSYGKRLPWGVSGLIAAEGFELQLDGTRVDGFAAAVGLLVRAPYVHVVEASWEINRDGETSLSLEAGIRF is encoded by the coding sequence ATGAAATCTCCGCGGCGCGTTGGACTGCTGGTCCTACTGAGCCTCTTGGTTGCAGGGGTCGCTCACGGCGCGATAACGGTGCGCGAGCTGAAGATCGACGGCCTGCACCGAACCCGGGAATGGGTCGTGCTCCGCGAACTGGAGTTCGCAGTCGGCGATACCGTCGCGGAAGCGCAACTGGTGCAGGCGCGCAATCGCCTGAACAATCTGGTCATCTTCAACGATGTCTCGATCGCCGCGGACTCCGCGGGCCGCGTGCGCGTTTCGGTCACCGAGTCCTGGCCTTACATCCCGATTGTTTCCGTGGCGTTTACCGAGGGCCGGCCCGCCGACGTACGCGGAGTCCAGGACTTCTTCGAGCGTGCCGCCGTGATGCTCGGCGGTCTCGATCTCAACTTCCGCGGAGCGGCCAGCCGCATCTGGTTAATGACCGAGTTCGGAACCAACACCGGTGTCACCGGCGGCTATGCTACCCGCTGGCTCTCGCCGCGGCTGCCGATCGCTACGGAACTCTTCTTCCAAAGCCTCAAGATCTCGGATCGGCATAGCGCCGTGCTCGATTCGAGTCGCTCCCTGCGGGATAATCGAATCGGCGTGTCCGTCGCGACGCGCCAGGGCGCGCGCTCCCGCGTCGGCAGCGAGCTCCGCTACCAACACGTGATCCAGGACACTGACCTCCCGGCGGAGGGCAAAACCGATTACACCGTCTGGTGCTCGCCGTTCGCGGTGCTGGATCGACGCGATCTCGAATGGTATCCGGCGCGCGGAGCCTACGCGCGCGCGTTGACCAATCTCGTCGTCGGAACCGCCGACTTCGTGCGCACCAGTGCCGAGCTGCGCGGCTATTGGGCAGCCCCCGGAATGTGGCCCCTTCGCGATGAACATCGGCCGCCGGTCATCGCGTTACGCGCCACCGGTGGCACGGCCACGAACTCCACGCCCGCGTGGTCGCACTACTACTCCGGATTCAATCGCGGTTTTCGCGGCTATCGAACGAGCAAAGCTGAGGCCGCCAACTACCTCTCCGGTGAGGCCGAATTCCGCTTTCCGCTACTCCGCGAATCCACCTATTCCCTCCCCGCGTTCGGCAGCTACGGAAAGCGATTGCCGTGGGGCGTCAGCGGGTTGATTGCCGCGGAGGGATTCGAGTTACAACTGGACGGCACGCGCGTTGACGGCTTCGCCGCTGCCGTCGGCCTGCTGGTCCGGGCGCCGTACGTGCACGTGGTCGAAGCAAGCTGGGAGATCAATCGCGACGGCGAGACCTCCCTCAGTCTCGAAGCCGGGATCCGGTTCTAA
- a CDS encoding translocation/assembly module TamB domain-containing protein, whose translation MKRALRIGLLWLPLTLLTVVVGLAAAALTRAVQTYAAHRALDIVNRRIHGQLLFTSVHARWNGELELAGVRLLDERGGFIAGFDTLRAQVALAELPDHVAHIRLLTVSGFRADIAFDSSRAANIAAALAPRVPQTVPAAATSDWKVVIDEFAVRADCTAIAFDTLFSYRSERWLLSGSLRYETAALDYSITFDDPAQLSIDAGGKIGLLDSLPSCSGTVGFLLDSAFAASLATPLIPVGLLNGHLQYATADDSLRTRFEIASPHVGRLHGAVELPFPPRGVALAGEISFDPLLPSSLWSDTTELAVRGTVALHNAGTADALNGWTVSANLDSITYGRYDLTALKLRATTADSMLRAEIHGGAARGTFAAEITVFGFDPRTSDLEFRATVEQLLLHHLLPDIPDSLSPMSGKLMCTMQNFGSDRRTLAVSAQLGVLQFGTYRIDSLSAVAHMSDAVSFSLDTARVWAYGFPVVMSAYGALSDSATWKLDIPGARISGLRPLATAFPILDSLTGTLEAHLHGVVSLRPQDSSAVWLAGDLRASELSLGADSVREIAIRLQDFNLSERSLRAVARARRIEARGQRIDSLSVLADGTLEDLGVTLRVWARADSIELTSDLRVQTEPGEFRLILTHAAALAFGAIWKTEGTTIVTFRGATVELDALRVQSPFGSLLAAGTLARPGEQDFAVELSAIRLSRIAEITKRKLPDAVLNIRAQFSGPDSNLAGDFSLTLDTVVVRGTPVLDRVIVNASTSSTATDLELLMIREADSLAFGHATLPAFLTFDGGFQLLDSLPMFGTVTLTRQTLAALDPILPYGTTVTGELSGDFLILGSPAIPSWSGQLRLQNGGYRDQRYGLNYENANVTLDVDRDTLRVSRLDVEADGHVRGDGSAVMAFPAPESLALNLNFDNFQAVNSRQIQARLDGNVILHGPLDSLTATGDLRFREALYRITQATTKQIEAIDVASEVARLRGDTTAQANSLADRIYRPMSHAIHIDIPGNMWLRGGGVNVELAGELWLYKNAWEEPYINGDILVRKGTVEVLGKEFRVPEDSGRVSFKGDITNPELAIRAFYTSIHDEQLSVSLSGTLLETRSELSGTTADGDSMTAAEVIYALIQAFVPSTDGDGGGLQEQIAAAGLSQLSSVVGKMAGLDLLQYRASDQGNLTQGSLEVGSYVTDRLFVRVLQPVESIQSGQEVTVEYRLLDWLKLSALQYGKDASEIKAVFQVEWR comes from the coding sequence ATGAAGCGCGCGCTGCGCATCGGCCTGCTCTGGCTCCCCCTGACACTCCTGACCGTGGTCGTTGGCTTGGCCGCGGCTGCGTTGACTCGTGCCGTCCAGACCTATGCGGCTCACCGTGCGCTGGACATCGTCAACCGGCGAATTCACGGTCAGCTGCTGTTCACATCGGTACACGCGCGCTGGAACGGCGAGCTGGAGCTTGCCGGCGTGCGCCTGCTGGATGAACGGGGCGGGTTCATCGCCGGGTTCGATACGTTGCGTGCGCAAGTCGCACTGGCGGAACTGCCCGACCACGTTGCGCACATTCGATTGCTCACCGTCTCCGGGTTTCGCGCCGACATTGCTTTCGATAGCAGCCGCGCGGCGAATATTGCCGCCGCGCTCGCGCCGCGTGTGCCCCAAACGGTCCCGGCTGCCGCCACGTCGGACTGGAAGGTGGTGATCGACGAATTTGCGGTGCGCGCCGATTGCACGGCGATCGCATTTGACACCCTCTTCAGCTATCGCAGCGAGCGCTGGTTGCTGTCGGGCAGTCTCCGTTATGAGACTGCCGCGTTGGACTATAGTATTACATTCGACGATCCGGCCCAGCTCAGCATCGACGCCGGCGGCAAGATCGGCTTGCTGGACTCCCTGCCGTCATGCTCCGGCACCGTCGGGTTCCTGCTCGATTCCGCATTTGCGGCGTCGCTCGCGACACCGCTGATTCCGGTCGGTCTGTTGAATGGACACCTGCAATACGCAACGGCTGACGATTCGCTCCGGACCCGATTTGAAATCGCGAGTCCGCACGTCGGGCGATTGCACGGGGCGGTCGAGCTGCCCTTCCCCCCGCGCGGTGTCGCGCTGGCCGGCGAAATTAGTTTTGACCCGTTATTGCCTTCGAGCCTCTGGTCCGACACCACCGAACTTGCCGTGCGCGGAACCGTTGCCCTTCACAACGCCGGAACCGCTGATGCGCTCAACGGTTGGACGGTGTCAGCGAATCTCGATTCCATCACGTACGGACGCTATGACCTGACCGCGCTGAAGCTCCGGGCAACCACCGCCGACTCGATGCTTCGCGCCGAAATTCACGGCGGCGCCGCTCGCGGAACGTTCGCGGCTGAGATTACCGTATTCGGATTCGATCCGCGCACAAGTGATCTCGAATTCCGCGCAACGGTCGAGCAATTGCTGCTTCACCATCTGTTGCCGGACATTCCCGACTCGCTCTCACCGATGTCCGGTAAATTGATGTGCACGATGCAGAACTTCGGCTCCGACCGGCGCACGCTGGCCGTATCCGCTCAACTCGGCGTTTTGCAGTTCGGCACCTATCGGATTGACTCCTTGAGTGCGGTCGCGCACATGTCCGATGCCGTCAGCTTCTCGCTCGACACCGCGCGGGTCTGGGCCTATGGATTCCCGGTCGTGATGTCGGCTTACGGAGCGCTATCGGATTCCGCAACCTGGAAGCTCGACATTCCCGGAGCGCGGATTTCGGGACTTCGGCCGCTCGCAACGGCCTTCCCCATTCTGGACTCGCTGACCGGAACGCTTGAGGCTCATCTGCACGGAGTAGTTTCACTTCGGCCGCAAGATTCGTCGGCTGTCTGGCTGGCCGGAGACCTGCGCGCATCGGAGCTTTCGCTCGGCGCGGATTCCGTTCGCGAAATTGCAATTCGCCTTCAGGATTTCAATTTGAGCGAACGCTCGCTCCGCGCCGTGGCGCGCGCGCGCCGAATCGAGGCAAGGGGACAGCGGATCGACTCACTGTCGGTGCTCGCGGATGGTACGCTCGAGGATCTTGGGGTGACCCTGCGCGTCTGGGCGAGGGCCGACTCGATCGAGCTCACCAGCGACCTGCGCGTGCAAACCGAACCCGGGGAATTCCGGCTGATCCTTACGCACGCTGCTGCGCTCGCGTTCGGCGCCATCTGGAAAACGGAAGGAACCACCATCGTCACGTTCCGGGGTGCCACTGTGGAGCTGGATGCCCTGCGTGTGCAGTCGCCCTTCGGATCGCTCCTGGCCGCGGGCACGCTGGCGCGGCCCGGTGAGCAGGATTTCGCCGTCGAGCTGTCGGCCATCCGCCTCTCACGAATTGCGGAAATCACGAAGCGCAAACTGCCGGACGCGGTCCTGAATATTCGCGCTCAGTTCTCGGGACCCGATTCTAATCTCGCCGGCGACTTCTCCCTGACGCTCGACACCGTGGTGGTTCGCGGCACGCCCGTGCTCGATCGCGTGATAGTCAACGCTTCGACGTCGTCCACGGCGACCGACCTGGAATTGCTCATGATCCGCGAGGCGGACTCGTTGGCATTCGGCCATGCCACGCTGCCGGCGTTCCTGACCTTCGACGGCGGATTCCAACTGTTGGACAGCCTGCCGATGTTCGGCACCGTCACACTCACGCGACAGACGCTGGCTGCGTTGGATCCGATCCTGCCCTATGGAACCACGGTGACCGGCGAGCTCAGTGGTGACTTCCTCATTCTCGGTTCCCCGGCCATCCCGAGTTGGTCCGGTCAGTTGCGGTTGCAGAATGGCGGCTATCGTGACCAGCGATATGGCCTGAATTATGAAAACGCAAACGTCACCCTCGACGTTGACCGCGATACGCTGCGCGTCAGTCGCTTGGACGTGGAAGCGGACGGCCATGTCCGCGGCGACGGTTCCGCCGTGATGGCGTTTCCCGCCCCGGAAAGCCTCGCCTTGAATCTGAACTTCGACAACTTTCAGGCCGTGAATTCCCGGCAGATCCAGGCCCGGCTTGACGGCAATGTAATACTCCATGGACCGTTGGATTCGCTGACCGCGACCGGAGATCTGCGCTTCCGCGAAGCGCTCTATCGCATCACACAAGCGACCACCAAGCAGATTGAGGCCATTGACGTCGCAAGCGAGGTCGCGCGGCTGCGCGGCGATACCACCGCGCAAGCCAATTCCCTGGCGGATCGGATCTATCGACCAATGTCCCATGCCATTCACATCGATATCCCCGGCAACATGTGGCTGCGCGGCGGCGGCGTCAACGTCGAGTTGGCGGGCGAATTGTGGCTTTACAAGAACGCCTGGGAGGAGCCTTACATCAACGGCGACATTCTCGTTCGCAAGGGAACCGTGGAAGTCCTGGGCAAGGAGTTCCGCGTCCCCGAGGACTCCGGGCGCGTCAGTTTCAAAGGCGACATCACGAATCCCGAGCTGGCGATCCGCGCCTTCTACACGTCCATCCACGACGAGCAGCTTTCGGTCAGTCTCTCCGGCACGCTCCTGGAGACGAGATCGGAGCTGTCCGGGACCACCGCGGACGGCGACAGCATGACCGCGGCCGAAGTGATCTATGCCCTGATTCAGGCTTTCGTACCCTCAACCGACGGAGATGGCGGCGGACTCCAGGAGCAGATCGCCGCGGCGGGACTCAGTCAGCTCTCGTCCGTGGTCGGCAAAATGGCCGGATTGGACTTGCTGCAATACCGCGCTTCGGACCAAGGGAATCTCACGCAGGGATCGCTCGAAGTGGGTTCCTACGTGACGGACCGCCTGTTCGTCCGCGTCCTGCAACCGGTGGAGAGCATTCAGAGCGGGCAGGAGGTCACCGTCGAGTACAGGCTGCTCGATTGGCTGAAACTCAGCGCGTTGCAGTACGGCAAGGATGCCTCCGAAATCAAAGCCGTGTTTCAGGTGGAATGGCGATGA